The proteins below are encoded in one region of Aquisphaera giovannonii:
- a CDS encoding DegT/DnrJ/EryC1/StrS family aminotransferase: MSTGLRKIPIARPTLGEEEAEAARRAILSGWITQGPEVAAFEEEFAACVGARHACAVSNCTTALHLALHALGVGPGDEVVTVSHSYIATANAIRYCGATPVFVDVDPRTYNIDSTLLEAAIGPRTRTIMPVHQMGLPCDLAAILEIADRHGLPVVEDAACAIGSEIRIGDRWERIGRPHGMIACFSFHPRKIITTGDGGMLTTSDPSLDQKFRLLRQHGMSVPDTVRHAARSVIFEEYPIVGFNYRMTDIQAAVGRAQLERLPEILDRRRALAARYAEALSAIPGLIPPACGPAQKPNHQSYPVRVTPAFPLGRDELMQALLERGISTRRGIMNTHQEPAYADMGPISLPHSEAARDHVVLLPLFDGMAAEDQAHVIECLHELASQR, encoded by the coding sequence ATGAGTACCGGACTCCGCAAGATCCCGATCGCGCGGCCGACCCTGGGCGAGGAAGAGGCGGAAGCCGCCCGCCGCGCCATCCTCTCCGGCTGGATCACCCAGGGGCCGGAAGTCGCCGCCTTCGAGGAGGAATTCGCCGCGTGCGTCGGCGCCCGCCACGCGTGCGCGGTCTCGAACTGCACCACGGCCCTGCACCTTGCGCTCCACGCCCTCGGCGTGGGGCCGGGGGACGAGGTCGTCACGGTCAGCCACTCCTACATCGCCACGGCCAACGCCATCCGGTACTGCGGCGCCACGCCCGTCTTCGTGGACGTCGATCCGCGCACCTACAACATCGATAGTACGCTCCTCGAAGCAGCCATCGGCCCCCGGACCCGGACCATCATGCCCGTTCATCAGATGGGGCTCCCGTGCGACCTGGCGGCGATCCTGGAGATCGCCGATCGCCACGGCCTCCCCGTCGTCGAGGACGCGGCATGCGCGATCGGCAGCGAGATCCGGATCGGCGATCGCTGGGAGCGGATCGGCAGGCCGCACGGCATGATCGCGTGCTTCTCGTTCCATCCTCGGAAGATCATCACCACCGGCGACGGGGGCATGCTGACGACCTCAGACCCGTCGCTCGATCAGAAGTTCCGCCTGCTCCGCCAGCACGGGATGAGCGTGCCCGACACCGTGCGCCACGCGGCCCGCTCGGTCATCTTCGAGGAGTACCCGATCGTCGGCTTCAATTACCGTATGACCGACATCCAGGCCGCCGTCGGCCGGGCGCAGCTCGAGCGGCTGCCCGAGATCCTCGACCGTCGGCGGGCCTTGGCGGCGCGGTACGCGGAGGCCCTCTCGGCGATCCCGGGCCTCATCCCCCCGGCCTGCGGGCCCGCGCAGAAGCCGAACCACCAGTCGTACCCCGTCCGCGTCACACCCGCGTTCCCTCTCGGCCGCGACGAACTCATGCAGGCCCTCCTGGAGCGCGGCATCAGCACCCGCCGCGGGATCATGAACACGCACCAGGAGCCGGCCTATGCCGACATGGGCCCCATCAGCCTGCCTCATTCGGAAGCGGCCCGAGATCACGTGGTCCTCCTGCCGCTCTTCGATGGAATGGCCGCGGAAGACCAGGCTCACGTGATCGAGTGCCTGCACGAGCTTGCGTCCCAACGTTGA